The Gloeobacter violaceus PCC 7421 DNA window ATCAATGGACATATGTACACGCTCTGGGCAGCCGCGCTCTACGCCTCTGGCTACCGAGTAATTTTCCTAGCCAATGCACATAACTGATTTCTTGGCACATACAACATTGCAAGTAGCGCAACTTATCCAACCGTTGGCTCCCCCAAATCTTCGGCACGCTCACCAGTTCCAGCAACAGGTGGGCAATCAGGGTGATGTAGAGCTGCATCCGGATACCATTCTCATTTTTTGTCATCAGCCGCTTCAGCTTCAAATGCATTTTCAGAAACTTCCATAACAGCTCTATTTGCCAGCGTTGACGGTACAGTTCCATCACCTCCTCGTCCCTGACTAACCATTCGCCTTCGGCAGGCAAATTGGTGACCAATCGATACTCAGCCCGGTTCTCGATATCGCAGAAGTTGACCACCCGATACACCCCGGACTCTTTGCCCGTTCCCACCCGCATCTGGCCAGCATTGCCCTCGAAGGTGAGCTTGTAATTGCTCGGGATGCGCATTAAAAAATATTTGCTTGATGCCTGGGCATTTTTTAGATATTCCAGTCCTGCAAAGCCCCGGTCGAATATACCTACGCCATTTTCAGGAATCGCTTCAAGCATATCATTTACGAAGTTGGAATCGTGGTCGTAGCCAAAGTTGATCAGGCTACCCTCGGTGGCGCCGCTGCCGTGTTCAAGGCAGGTGAGCAGTTTGACCTGGTGATAGTCTTGTGCCCATAGCAATTTGCTTGTCAAGCCGACTACCGTCGAGTCAATTGGGCAAGGATGTAGTTTTTTAGCGGGCAGTTCTCGCCTGACCCGGACCAGCAAGGCCTGATACAACTGCTCGAAGATTTGGAGAGAGCGGGACTTGCAGGCTTTGGAAAAAGTGGAGATATCGACGGGGATGCCAGTGTGGTTGACGCGTTTGAAGAGGTCCCGCATGCTGACGGTACTTTTGTCCATCACCAGGGCAAGCCAGCAACTGAAAAAGAGCCTGGAATCGAGAACAGGAAAATCATCATTGGGCAAGGAAGACAGAGCGGTTTTGACAAGTTGCGGAAAATCGAGTAGCATTGTCTCAACATAATGAAATTGAACACAGCTCGAAGTTTACACGACTTCGAGCTGTTTTTGTAGGATCAATTCCTGACATTCAACACTTCTGCTGGAATATGTGTCCACCACCCCTCATTACTCTGGCTGTGCCAAGTGCTTCCACCTGGTAGATAGGCTCCGTAGGGCGCATAGAGTACCATTGGGCAACTCCAGTCGCCCTGTGATCGCCAGCGCAGCGTGGCAATTTGTTGCACCAATTGGTTAAAAGCGGGAGTAATGAAGTCTATAAACTGTAACTCAAATACAGGTTTGTAACCCGTTGCAGCCAACCCTGCTGCAACGCCCACAATGGTTGCTTCTGCCAAAGGCGAGTTAGTAACTCTCTGTGAGAACTGACTACTCAACCCTTTGGTAAAGCCAAAGACTCCCCCTTTAGGATCCTCAATATCTTGACCAAACATGATCATTTGAGGGTAAAGTTGCAATGCTTCTCGCAGAGTCTGGTTTATGGCCGCAACCATCGTTGTGGTTCGTTCAACGGGTTGGAAAGGAACACATTGATGATCAACTTTTGAGCCATATAGATGAACCAAAATCTGATCAGGGTTTGGGGAGTTTTCCCGTTCGGCTTGCTGATAAATCTCGTCGATCGTCATTGCAGTTTTAAACTGCAAAGCCTGCCATTCAGTTGCTGTTAGCTCTCCAGCGTTGATTAGATGTCTGGCCAGTACAGAAAGTGGATCCCGTTGCAGCATCGCATCGATCTCTTCTTTCGGACGGTAGATGCGATGATCATCAGAATTGGTATGGGAAACCAACCGATCCAATTCAACCCAAAGAATTGTAGGCCCATTTCCCTGTCTTGCCTTGGTAATGGCTTGTCCGCTGTGATTGAAAATTTCCGCAGGATGTCGTCCATCGACTCGAACGAAAATCTCTTCATTGAATATGCCTAACCGGAATGGAAGTTGATGTTTGGTAGATGTGCTAATTCCATAGGCATTATCTTCAACTACGAATATCACGGGCAGCCTTTCTTGAACCGCCATACAAACTGCCTCATAAAATTCACCTTGTCTAACGGAGGCATCCCCAATAGTACAGATCACCACATCGGTTTTTTCAGAATGTTTGATCCCCCATGCAGCGCCGACAGCAGGTAAGCATTGACTTGCGGTCGGTGTAGCAGGTGGGAAAATATTCAGATGTTTAGCTGAACAGTGAACAGGCATGCCTCGCCCACCGGTCGAAGACTTGGCGCAGGCAAAATAGTCCCAGGCTAACTGCTGAGCTGTGAAACCTTTTCCCAGCATCAATGCGCGATCTCGATAGTACGTGAAAAGATAATCTTCACGATGCAAATGGTGGGTGATGGCAATCAAGGATTCATGCCCCATCCCTGGGATATGAATCCAGCCTTTTCCCTGGCGCATCAGATTCCCTTCACGCAAATCACCTTCACGTACAATCAACATCAAATTCAGTAATTCTTTCAAAGGAATTGTGAGAGATTGATCTGAGATCCTCATCACTCTGTCGCACAGTGGATTCTGCGTCATGTTTTTATCCTCTATTCCTCACCTGATTTGATAGGCGGTGTTGAAACACCCAATGCCTATTTCTGGCTTGGTCAAATCGCTATGAGCCCTCGGTTTAGCTGAGCTTGGAGCGCAGAGTATGTTCTCCAAATATCCCTTCTGTCTAAACAACGCGACAAACGCCGACCATTTGATCGCTCGGTGGAAAAATTGTTTTGCCCGGACTCGCCTCTTTGCAAAAATTCTGAGATTGCACAATCACTCTCACTCATTTAAGCGCTATCAGAAGCGCTTAAATGTAAAAAACTTTCCTACAAACTTTGCAGATGGGTCGGTGACCTTGTTTTTAGAGATTCTCGCCCCGGCGCAGCTCTTCGAAAAGGCGGGTTGTCTCAGCAGCCGGCGGGGAGTCCAACTCTCGGCGCAACAGGTGCACCAGGGTCTGGTACTGCCGCAGCGCTAGACCCGTCTCTCCCAGGCAGGCGTAACAGCGCATCAGTTCGCGGTGGGCGCGCTCCAGCAGATTGTCGCAAGAGACGATGCGCAGGTAGACGTCGGCGGCTTGCAAACTCCGCCCGATGGTGCTCAACAGTTGTCCCAGGGCAAACAGCGCCTCCACAAACCGCCTGTGCAGTTCCTCCCGCCTCTGCAGGCACCATTCGCTCTGGATCATCCCTTCGAGCAATTCGCCCTCGTAAAGGCCCGCGGCCGCCTCGAAGCAGGCGATGGCCCGCTCGGGGGCAGAGCTTTCCAGCCGCTTCCCCTCGGCAAAGTGAGCCTCGAACTCCTCGACGTCGAACCAGTAGGGTAAGCGGCGATTGAAGGTATAGCGCTGGTGTTCGTAGACGATCCAGTCCGACGGGCCGAGGGCGCGGCGCAGATGGTGCAATGTGGTATGAAAACTGCGGCGCAACTGCAGCGCCGAGGCGTCGGGCCACAGCGCCAGGCCGAGTTGCTCCTTGGTGGCAAAGCGGCGCAGCAGCAGGCAGAAAAACAGCTCCCGGGGCCTGGCGTAGGTCCAGTCGGCAGCCGTCAGGGCGTACTCGCCCCGGTACACCGAAGCCGTACCCAGGGCGTAGATGCGCAGTGGCAGCAGCGTTTCACTCGGGTCGGCCGCGTTTGCCGACGGGTGATATGGGGTCTTACAGGGCAACTTCTGCACAGGTATCCTTTCCTTCGGCGCCATGCGCCGTGCGAATCGTCAAACCCCACGCGAGGCAAGGTAGGAGTTACGAGGTAGAACTCCTCTCTGCCCAACAACGCGACAAACGTCGATGAATTGATCGCTCGGCATTGAAGCATTTTTTAGCGGGCGCAGGGCCAAGTCCCTGTTTGTCGGCAAAAACACCGCCGACAGCAAGCGCGCCGGAGTAAACTTTTCGCGCGTCCAGATAGTGGAATCGTGTTGACGACTGAACAGTGGCAACGGGTGAAAAACCTGTTTGCCGAGGCGCTCGAAAAGCCTGCCGATGAGCGGCGGGCTTTTTTGGAGCGCTCCTGCGCGGACTGTGCGCAGATGCTGGCGGAGGCCCTTTCGCTGTTGGAGCACCACCGGGAGAGCGAAAACTTTTTGAACCGCCCGGTGGTCCAACTGCTGGAGGAGCCCATACCAACTCTGCAGCCAGGAGACAATCTCGGCCCCTATCGGGTGGTGGGCAAACTCGGCCAAGGCGGGATGGGCAGCGTCTATCTGGCGGAGCGGGCGGACGCGCAGTACAGCAAGCAGGTCGCCATCAAAGTCCTGCGCGCCGAGCTCGGGACGGAGACACTGGTGCGGCGCTTCCGCCTGGAGCGGCAGATCCTCGCGGACCTCGATCATCCGAATATCGCTCACCTGATCGATGGCGGCACGACCGCCGGGGGGCTGCCCTACCTGGTGATGGACTACATCGACGGCGAACCGATCGACCGCTACTGCGAGCGTCGTCGCCTCGCCGTGCGCGCCCGGCTGGAACTGTTCCTGGGGGTGTGCGGGGCAGTTTCCTACGCCCATCAGCGGCGAATAGTCCACCGTGACCTCAAACCCGGCAACATCCTGGTGACGGCGGAGGGAATGCCTCGATTGCTCGATTTCGGTGTCGCCAAGCTCCTGGAGCATGCAGAGAGTATCGCGCCGGAGGCAAGCCTTACGGTCGGGACCGAACAGCCCGCCGGGGTCACCGGAGGAGCGCTCACCCCCGAGTACGCCGCGCCCGAGCAGTTACACGGGGGGGCAATCACCCCAATCACCGATATCTACGCCCTGGGTGTGGTGCTCTACGAATTGCTCCACGGCAGTCGGCCTCCTCGCCCCGGGCCGGAGCCTGCTGCCCGACCCCAATCCAGTCAGCTTGAAGAACTCGACAGCATCGCCTGCAAAGCCATGTCCGTGGAGCCGGAAGGGCGTTACCCCTCAGTCGATGCCTTCGCCGCAGATATCAGGAATTATTTAGACGGTCGGCCAGTCACAGCCCGCGGTGTCTCCTGGCTCTACGGCGCCCGCAAGTTCCTCGGCCGACACCGAGTGAGTACCGCTCTGGCTGCGGCGGCACTGGCACTGGCGAGCGGTTACGGTTGGTCGTTGCTGGAGGAGCGCTTGCTGGCGGCCTCCGGTAAAACCGTGGTGGTGCTGCCCTTTAGCGAGCGGGGCAGCACCGGCGACGAGCGCCTTGCAGATGGACTCACCCTCAGCCTCACCACCCATCTGGGCAAGGTAGCGGCGCTCACGGTCATCTCCGACCGGGCGGCGATGCAGTACCGCGACAGTAGCCTTGCTCAGATCGGCGGCGACCTGGGAGCCACCGGCGTACTCACCGGCAGCGTCCTGCGCTCGGGCGAGCGCGTCCGCATCGCCGCCCGGCTGGTGGACCCCCGCAGCGGCACCCAGTTGTGGGCGGAGCAGTATGACCGGAAACTGCAGGATATTTTTGCAATCCAGACGGAAGTGGCGCAGCGGATCGCCGCAGCCATGAAAGCAAAGCTTACACCCGAGGAAAAGATCCGCTTGGCGCGAGCGCCTGCCCAAAACGCCATGGCCTACCAGTACTATCTGCGCGGACGCGAGTACAACAACCGCTTTACGGTCAAAGACAACGAATACGCGATCGGTTTTTTCAAGCAGGCCCTGGCGCTCGACCCCGACTTCGCCCTTGCCCGGAGCGGATTGGCCGTCGGCTATCTCAACCGGTTTATCTACGGCGGTAAGGTGTCGTGGCGCGAGGCC harbors:
- a CDS encoding serine/threonine-protein kinase, whose protein sequence is MLTTEQWQRVKNLFAEALEKPADERRAFLERSCADCAQMLAEALSLLEHHRESENFLNRPVVQLLEEPIPTLQPGDNLGPYRVVGKLGQGGMGSVYLAERADAQYSKQVAIKVLRAELGTETLVRRFRLERQILADLDHPNIAHLIDGGTTAGGLPYLVMDYIDGEPIDRYCERRRLAVRARLELFLGVCGAVSYAHQRRIVHRDLKPGNILVTAEGMPRLLDFGVAKLLEHAESIAPEASLTVGTEQPAGVTGGALTPEYAAPEQLHGGAITPITDIYALGVVLYELLHGSRPPRPGPEPAARPQSSQLEELDSIACKAMSVEPEGRYPSVDAFAADIRNYLDGRPVTARGVSWLYGARKFLGRHRVSTALAAAALALASGYGWSLLEERLLAASGKTVVVLPFSERGSTGDERLADGLTLSLTTHLGKVAALTVISDRAAMQYRDSSLAQIGGDLGATGVLTGSVLRSGERVRIAARLVDPRSGTQLWAEQYDRKLQDIFAIQTEVAQRIAAAMKAKLTPEEKIRLARAPAQNAMAYQYYLRGREYNNRFTVKDNEYAIGFFKQALALDPDFALARSGLAVGYLNRFIYGGKVSWREAACREAGRAVALESGLAEAHNAMAACYSQMELRLQPQAMAEYRRAIDLNPNFFSAMYNYSAILASLGRLDEGLYWMKKAVRVNPLCIGCYRSIASYYWLLGEAAKGDVWIDKGLALIPDGARLHVSRGRAYLPRGRYDEARQIALQVLKEEPNNAEALSLAGTAERLSGRWERSRRYYERMLKLTETTDLEDAGDTSLRARTALGYLALQENQPQRAHRLLAQSLDFDRKRIAEGNEEWLYFRDMAVIHALGGEREAAVVQLREAIKNGYRDVHTLQFDPIFENLRRDKRFEQLLTDLRAQIEKMRLRALAQEL
- a CDS encoding IS4-like element ISGvi3 family transposase, with translation MLLDFPQLVKTALSSLPNDDFPVLDSRLFFSCWLALVMDKSTVSMRDLFKRVNHTGIPVDISTFSKACKSRSLQIFEQLYQALLVRVRRELPAKKLHPCPIDSTVVGLTSKLLWAQDYHQVKLLTCLEHGSGATEGSLINFGYDHDSNFVNDMLEAIPENGVGIFDRGFAGLEYLKNAQASSKYFLMRIPSNYKLTFEGNAGQMRVGTGKESGVYRVVNFCDIENRAEYRLVTNLPAEGEWLVRDEEVMELYRQRWQIELLWKFLKMHLKLKRLMTKNENGIRMQLYITLIAHLLLELVSVPKIWGSQRLDKLRYLQCCMCQEISYVHWLGKLLGSQRRRARLPRACTYVH
- a CDS encoding alpha-ketoacid dehydrogenase subunit alpha/beta; this translates as MTQNPLCDRVMRISDQSLTIPLKELLNLMLIVREGDLREGNLMRQGKGWIHIPGMGHESLIAITHHLHREDYLFTYYRDRALMLGKGFTAQQLAWDYFACAKSSTGGRGMPVHCSAKHLNIFPPATPTASQCLPAVGAAWGIKHSEKTDVVICTIGDASVRQGEFYEAVCMAVQERLPVIFVVEDNAYGISTSTKHQLPFRLGIFNEEIFVRVDGRHPAEIFNHSGQAITKARQGNGPTILWVELDRLVSHTNSDDHRIYRPKEEIDAMLQRDPLSVLARHLINAGELTATEWQALQFKTAMTIDEIYQQAERENSPNPDQILVHLYGSKVDHQCVPFQPVERTTTMVAAINQTLREALQLYPQMIMFGQDIEDPKGGVFGFTKGLSSQFSQRVTNSPLAEATIVGVAAGLAATGYKPVFELQFIDFITPAFNQLVQQIATLRWRSQGDWSCPMVLYAPYGAYLPGGSTWHSQSNEGWWTHIPAEVLNVRN
- a CDS encoding AfsR/SARP family transcriptional regulator, whose translation is MQKLPCKTPYHPSANAADPSETLLPLRIYALGTASVYRGEYALTAADWTYARPRELFFCLLLRRFATKEQLGLALWPDASALQLRRSFHTTLHHLRRALGPSDWIVYEHQRYTFNRRLPYWFDVEEFEAHFAEGKRLESSAPERAIACFEAAAGLYEGELLEGMIQSEWCLQRREELHRRFVEALFALGQLLSTIGRSLQAADVYLRIVSCDNLLERAHRELMRCYACLGETGLALRQYQTLVHLLRRELDSPPAAETTRLFEELRRGENL